One genomic segment of Helianthus annuus cultivar XRQ/B chromosome 14, HanXRQr2.0-SUNRISE, whole genome shotgun sequence includes these proteins:
- the LOC110908995 gene encoding protein ANTHESIS POMOTING FACTOR 1, with translation MAGGQTDGEDKVSLELTEEIIQSMEVGMAFRDYTGRISSMDFHKTSNFLVTASDDESIRLYDVANATCLKTINSKKYGIDLVSFTSHPTTVIYSSKNGWDESLRLLSLHDNKYLRYFRGHHDRVVSLSLCARAEHFISGSLDRTVLLWDQRADKCQGLLRVQGRPATAYDDQGLIFAVAFGGSIRMFDSRNYEKGPFEIFSVGGDVSDANVVKFSNDGRLMLLTTKDGHVHVLDSFRGTLLGTYNVKPVSSNSTLEASFSPEGMFVISGSGDGSVYAWNIRSGKEVGSWLSNENETPVIKWAPGSLMFVTGSSELSFWIPDLSKLAAYVGRK, from the exons GTGGACAAACGGATGGAGAAGACAAGGTGTCACTGGAGCTTACAGAAGAAATTATTCAGAGCATGGAAGTAGGCATGGCGTTTCGTGATTAT ACTGGTAGGATAAGTTCAATGGATTTTCACAAGACTTCAAATTTTTTGGTGACTGCTAGTGATGATGAATCCATTCGGCTCTATGATGTGGCTAATGCAAC ATGTTTGAAGACAATTAATAGCAAAAAGTATGGGATTGACTTGGTGTCCTTCACTTCACATCCCACAACTGTTATATACTCCTCTAAAAATGGATGGGACG AATCTCTGCGGCTTCTCTCATTGCATGACAACAAATACTTGCGCTACTTTAGAGGTCATCATGACAG GGTTGTCTCCCTTAGTTTGTGTGCACGAGCAGAACATTTTATCTCTGGCTCTCTTGATAGAACTGTTCTGCTTTGGGATCAAAGAGCGGATAAATGTCAG GGACTTTTACGTGTACAAGGAAGACCGGCAACAGCTTATGATGATCAAGGGCTTATCTTTGCAGTTGCGTTTGGAGGATCGATAAGGATGTTTGATTCACGTAATTATGAAAAG GGTCCTTTTGAAATATTTTCCGTTGGTGGAGATGTGTCGGATGCAAATGTTGTCAAATTCAGTAATGATGGTAGACTTATGTTGTTGACAACTAAGGATGGGCATGTTCATGTACTTGATTCCTTTCGTGGTACACTT CTTGGCACATATAATGTAAAGCCAGTTTCGAGTAATTCGACTTTGGAGGCCTCTTTTAGTCCCGAAGGAATGTTTGTTATATCAG GTTCAGGTGATGGTAGCGTTTATGCTTGGAACATTCGTAGTGGCAAAGAA GTGGGTAGTTGGTTGAGCAATGAAAACGAAACCCCTGTCATAAAATGGGCTCCAGGCAGTCTCATGTTTGTTACCGGTTCTTCTGAATTGTCGTTTTGGATCCCGGATTTGTCTAAACTGGCAGCATATGTTGGAAGAAAGTAG